A window of Verrucomicrobiota bacterium genomic DNA:
GGTCAAATAGATCCGATGGTTTAAACATATTCAGTCGGTATTTACGCGCCGCCGGTCGGCCTTACATTTGGGTCAACTCTTCCGGGTTTAATAAGTGCACCCCCTGTTTTTTCAGCGCCTGGCGGGCGTGTTCAATATCCTTGGTTTCGATGATCAGGATGGCGCGCTGGTGCGCCTGAGTGACGAAACCGGAGGAGTTCTCCACGTTTACGTTGCTGCGTGCCAGGCAATCCGCCACCGCGTGGAGGCCGCCGGGTTTATCCGGCACCTCGATGGCCAGCACTTCCACT
This region includes:
- a CDS encoding ACT domain-containing protein; the protein is MNTVKLVTVFVENKTGQLARYTKILADTGINIRWVTIATSERFGVMKFLVDQFEPACQALRQDGLAVSQVEVLAIEVPDKPGGLHAVADCLARSNVNVENSSGFVTQAHQRAILIIETKDIEHARQALKKQGVHLLNPEELTQM